Part of the Prevotella communis genome is shown below.
ATCGTGCCCTACACCCGTGGTCGTGAGCGCAGCCGCGACGTAGAGAGCATCCTGCGTGAGGTACGCGATCTGCGTGACCGTGGCTTCAAGGAGGTAACGTTGCTTGGACAGAATGTGAACTCATACAAGAGTGAAGTCGTGAAGGAGGGTGGCAATGAAGAAGTCACTTTTGCCCAGCTCCTCAGACTGGTGGCCCACGAGGCACCTCAGATGCGCATCCGCTTCACTACCTCACATCCCAAGGATATGAGCGACGAGACATTGCATGTCATTGCGGAGGAACCCAATGTATGCAAGCATATCCACCTGCCCGTACAGAGCGGCTCTGACCGTATCCTGAAACTGATGAACCGCAAATATACCCGTGAGTGGTATATGGACCGTGTGGCTGCCATCCGCAGGATTATACCTGACTGCGGGCTGTCCACCGATATCTTCGTAGGCTATCACGACGAGACAGAGGAAGACCATCAGCTCAGTCTCAGTCTGATGCGCGAGGTAGGCTATGACTCTGCCTTTATGTTCAAATATTCTGAGCGCCCCGGCACATACGCCTCAAAACATCTGCCCGACAATATCGCAGAAGAAGAGAAGATTCGCAGACTGAATGAGCTCATTGCCCTGCAGACGGAGATTTCTGCCCAGCAGAACAAGAAGGACGAGGGCAAGGAGTTTGACGTGCTGGTAGAAGGTTTCTCCAAGCGCAGTCGTGAGCAGCTCTGCGGTCGCACGGAACAAAATAAAATGGTGGTCTTCAACAAAGGAAACCACCATATTGGAGAAACAGTACGGGTGCGCATCACAGGCAGCACCAGCGCTACTCTTTTCGGCGAGGAAGTATAAGGACTACTTCCGCATCCTCTCAGGATGCTTTGCCTTATACGCCTCGATTCGTTCGGCATACGCCCGGTCTTTCTTACTGGAAGGGTCGGGCGTATATTCCATATATTCAGGAATATCACGACCAAAGTCCAGGATATTCACACTATCACCTTTCTTTACAATACGCAGGGAGTCATAGAGTGAGTGATGATAGGATTCATAGGTAGCCATCACCAATGTATCTCCCTTAATATCAACGGTTTGATAATAGCGACTGGAGATACCAAACTTATCAAACTCATCATCAAACTGTATGCGATAATTCTTGGGTGAACAATGGCTCACGGTATAGACAGGCGTCGTTGCCTTGTCATTGTCATCATGGCGCGTCATGCGTCCATAGGCATGTTCGTGACCCTGCATCACCAGGTCAACCCCATACTCCTCAATCAGGTCATTGAACACCCATCGCTGAATCAGGTTGTTATGGCCTTTCAACGAGAAAAGAGGATGATGCAGAACCACAATCTTCCAACGTGCGCTGCTGTTCTGCAACTCACGTTCCAGCCAACTGCGCTGGGTCAGCAGGTAAGGCAGTTCACGGTTACTGTCCAACAGGAAGAACTGTGCAGAACCATAACGGACGGTATAGACCTGGTTATCCTCAATCTTGGAATCAAGGAAATAGGAATAAATCAGGGGGAAACGGCGTTCCAACGATACGATGACGCCCTTCAGATAGTCGTGATTACCCGTCACGGTGAGCAGGGGCATCGCCTGACAGATACTGTCCACATCACGGAAGGTCTCAGCCCAGCACTCATCTTTCGGACGATCCGTCAGGTCGCCTCCACAAACCAGGAACTCGGTCTGGGGATGATAAGCCAAGGCTTCCTTCAGAATACGGTTGGAAGCTCCGCCCACCGTATCCTGCACATCACCTACATACATGAACGACAGGTTGTTACGGTTTTCCTTGTAGGTCTGGAAATGATACCATTGAGAGGCTTTCCCGTCGGTCACAGCACGATAAGCATACTGGGCATCAGGGCGCAACTGACGGAGACGGGCCACATAATAGGCGGCCACGCCACTGCGTGAACGGAACACTTCGCCATAGGCCTCAATCCTTACCGTATCGCCATCAGGCAACTGGGCCAGCTCCAGATACGAGGGATGGAGGATACTGTCGGCCTGCCAACTGACATTTCTTGACGATTCCAGACTGTCACCAAAGGTGAGCAGCACGCGATGGGGTTCTGCCTCAGATACATAAGGCGCCTCTTCAGGATTACGAAACCAGGCATCCCAACGACTGGATGTCCAAAAACCAGCCCCTATCAACACTAGGAGAATAACGACTAGAGTCGTTCGTTTTGCTCTTTTTTTTGCCATATGACTGCAAAAGTAGTACAATTTTTTGAAATAAAGCCTTTACTACGCTGATTTTTCGTAAATTCTTCGTACTTTTGCACCTTTAAAGTATGAAAAGTACATTTACAAAAATGAAAAGTTCATTTTATAATCATCCCGTAATAGCACTGGTTGGCAACTTAGGCATTGTCTACCTGATGTTCACATTCTGCCGACTGGTATTCCTACTGCTGAACTGGGGTATGTATGCTGACACCATGACATGGGGTCACGCCCTTGACTTATTTGGCGCTGGACTGATTTTTGATACCACAGCCATTCTCTATACCAATGCCCTGGTCATTCTGATGATGCTATTCCCCCTGCATTGGAAAGAGCGTAAAGGCTACTACAAAGTAGTCAGGTGGATTTACGTTATCTGTAACTCCGTTGCCATCTGGGCAAATCTCTGCGACTGTGTATATTTCCCCTTTACGGGCAAGCGCACCACAACCTCGGTTTTCTACGAGTTCAGTAACGAAGGCGTGGGCGGCATGACCAAGATTATGGGCGAGCAGTTTATTGCCAACTGGTACCTGGTACTGCTGGCATTCCTGCTGTCGTGGGTGCTGTGGAAGACCTTCCTGCCAAGAGTAAAAGGAAAGGGGAAAAGTGAAAAGTCTGCTTTCACATCACCTCTGCTCAGATATTATATTGTGCAGACAGTAGCGTTACTGGTAACCATCCCCCTGACGGTGGCCGGTATGCGTGGAGGCTTTACCGCCGCTGTGCGTCCTATCACCATCAGCAATGCCAATCAGTTTGTAGACCGTCCTGCTGAGACAGGTATCGTACTGAACACGCCTTTCAGCATCTATCGCACGCTGAGCAA
Proteins encoded:
- the miaB gene encoding tRNA (N6-isopentenyl adenosine(37)-C2)-methylthiotransferase MiaB is translated as MKKLFIETYGCQMNVADSEVVASVMQMAGYETCESLEEADAVFLNTCSVRDNAEQKIYHRLEALGAIKRKRPLVIGVLGCMAERVQQDLLENHGADLVAGPDAYMTLPDLVAQAELGHKAMNIELSTSETYKDVVPQRIGLGHKIGGFVSIMRGCNNFCHYCIVPYTRGRERSRDVESILREVRDLRDRGFKEVTLLGQNVNSYKSEVVKEGGNEEVTFAQLLRLVAHEAPQMRIRFTTSHPKDMSDETLHVIAEEPNVCKHIHLPVQSGSDRILKLMNRKYTREWYMDRVAAIRRIIPDCGLSTDIFVGYHDETEEDHQLSLSLMREVGYDSAFMFKYSERPGTYASKHLPDNIAEEEKIRRLNELIALQTEISAQQNKKDEGKEFDVLVEGFSKRSREQLCGRTEQNKMVVFNKGNHHIGETVRVRITGSTSATLFGEEV
- a CDS encoding purple acid phosphatase family protein — encoded protein: MAKKRAKRTTLVVILLVLIGAGFWTSSRWDAWFRNPEEAPYVSEAEPHRVLLTFGDSLESSRNVSWQADSILHPSYLELAQLPDGDTVRIEAYGEVFRSRSGVAAYYVARLRQLRPDAQYAYRAVTDGKASQWYHFQTYKENRNNLSFMYVGDVQDTVGGASNRILKEALAYHPQTEFLVCGGDLTDRPKDECWAETFRDVDSICQAMPLLTVTGNHDYLKGVIVSLERRFPLIYSYFLDSKIEDNQVYTVRYGSAQFFLLDSNRELPYLLTQRSWLERELQNSSARWKIVVLHHPLFSLKGHNNLIQRWVFNDLIEEYGVDLVMQGHEHAYGRMTRHDDNDKATTPVYTVSHCSPKNYRIQFDDEFDKFGISSRYYQTVDIKGDTLVMATYESYHHSLYDSLRIVKKGDSVNILDFGRDIPEYMEYTPDPSSKKDRAYAERIEAYKAKHPERMRK